From the Saimiri boliviensis isolate mSaiBol1 chromosome X, mSaiBol1.pri, whole genome shotgun sequence genome, one window contains:
- the LOC141582753 gene encoding uncharacterized protein LOC141582753, which produces MGSRMGLWEKAGRKKLRVELQRELCQRFWRSHLQEEDVAVGRTVRCTYFSLEKLEEAGMLERPRRLRGLFLCLFAGLFWTQYSPKPSKFDNPGLSPSLRHGPSLLPIPCHQQARHILPARHCAAASLWSRRPCGHGNFPLVWPSAHQFLQLPWDSPGVSTASSSADWDGRSPTWQPVIREEFIDSLMRPAPGTTLSFS; this is translated from the exons ATGGGGAGTAGGATGGGGCTGTGGGAAAAAGCTGGGAGAAAGAAGCTGAGGGTGGAGCTGCAGCGGGAACTGTGTCAGAGATTCTGGAGGAGCCACCTGCAGGAGGAGGACGTAGCTGTGGGCAGAACTG TGAGATGCACCTACTTCTCCTTGGAGAAACTTGAGGAAGCAGGAATGCTGGAG AGACCTCGTCGGCTCAGAGGCTTGTTCCTCTGCCTCTTTGCAGGGCTATTTTGGACTCAGTATTCACCTAAGCCTTCCAAATT TGACAATCCGGGCCTTTCACCGTCACTCAGGCATGGACCATCGCTGTTGCCCATCCCATGCCATCAACAG GCCCGGCACATCCTGCCCGCGCGGCACTGTGCTGCAGCTTCCCTCTGGTCACGGCGTCCCTGTGGTCATGGCAACTTCCCTCTGGTCTGGCCGTCGGCTCACCAATTCCTCCAGCTTCCATGGGACTCTCCGGGTGTTAGCACTGCAAGTTCCTCAGCAGACTGGGATGGTCGGTCACCTACCTGGCAGCCAGTGATAAG AGAAGAATTCATTGATTCGCTCATGAGGCCA GCTCCTGGAACCACATTATCATTCTCTTGA
- the LOC141582755 gene encoding protein EOLA1, whose product MKFGCLSFRQPYAGFVLNGVKTVETRWRPLLSSYRNCTIAIHVAHRDWEGDAWRELLVERLGMTPAQIQALLREGEKFGRGVIAGLVDIGETLQCPEDLTPDEVVELENQAVLTSLKQKYLTVISNPRWLLEPMPSKGGKEVFQVDIPEHLIPLGHEV is encoded by the exons ATGAAGTTTGGCTGCCTCTCCTTCCGGCAGCCTTATGCTGGCTTTGTCTTGAATGGAGTCAAGACTGTGGAGACGCGCTGGCGTCCCCTGCTGAGCAGCTATAGGAACTGTACCATCGCCATCCACGTTGCTCACAGGGACTGGGAAGGTGATGCCTGGCGGGAGCTGCTGGTGGAGAGGCTCGGGATGACGCCTGCTCAGATTCAGGCATTGCTCCGAGAAGGGGAAAAGTTCGGTCGAGGAGTGATAGCGG GACTCGTTGACATTGGGGAAACTTTGCAGTGCCCCGAGGACCTAACTCCTGATGAGGTTGTGGAACTAGAAAATCAAGCTGTACTGACCAGCCTGAAGCAGAAGTACCTGACTGTGATTTCAAACCCCAGGTGGTTACTGGAGCCCATGCCTAGCAAAGGAGGCAAGGAGGTATTCCAGGTAGACATCCCAGAGCACCTGATCCCTTTGGGGCATGAGGTGTGA